The Sphingomonas sanguinis nucleotide sequence GATCCACTCCTCGACCACCGGCGCGATGCGGTTGCGCCATTTCGAGCCGTTGAAGATGCCGTAATGACCGACCTTCTCGGCCATGTAATAGCGCTTCTTCTCCTCCGGCAGATTGGTCGCCAGCGTCAGCGCGGCGCGCGTCTGGCCGACGCCGGAAATGTCGTCACGCTCGCCCTCGATCGCCAGGATGCCGATATCGGTGATCGCGCCCGCATCGACGCGCTTGCCATGGTGCAGCATCTCGCCCTTGGGCAGCGCATGACGCTGGAACACCAGTTCGACGGTCTGGAGGTAGAATTCCGCGGTCATGTCGCACACCGCGCGATATTCGTCATAGAAGCGCTTGGTGGAATCGGCGCTCTCGCCGTCGCCCTGGACCAGATGCTTGAACATCTCCCAGTGCGAAATCATGTGGTTGCCGAGATTCATCGACATGAACCCGGCGAGTTGCAGAAAGCCCGGATAGACCCGCCGCCCGGCGCCCGGATAGGTCATCGGCACGGTGGCGATGACATTCTGCTCGAACCAAGCATGCGGCCGCTCGGTCGCCAGCAGGTTCACGGCGGTCGGGGCTTCGCGCGTGTCGACCGGGCCGCCCATCAGAGTCAGGGTGCGCGGCGTGCAGGGATGCTTGTCCGCGCTCATCACACAGGCCGCGACATAGCAGGGTACCGAGGGCTGGCACACCGCCAGCGCATGCGCGCCCGGCCCGATTTCGGTCAGGAAATCGATGATGTAATCGACATAATCGTCGAAATCGAACCGCCCGTCCGACAGCGGCACCAGCTTCGCATCGCGCCAGTCGGTGATATACACCTCGCAGGTCGGCAGCATCCGCTCGACCGTCCCGCGCAGAAGCGTGGCGTAATGGCCCGACATGGGCGCCACGATCAGCAGCTTGGGGCTGTCCTCCACACCTTCGCGGCGGAAGCGCTTGAGTTGGCCGAACGGCTTGCGGAGCACGATCTCTTCGTGGACCGCAACCTCGCGCCCGTCGATCTCTGTCTTGGTCAGGCCGAAAGCGGGCTTGCCGCGCGGGGCGGCGGCATGGGCGAAGACCTCCAGCGCCGATCCCATGATCGCGCCGCCGCCCAGATAGGCGAACGGATTGGCCGGATTCTGGAGCAGCCCCGCGCCGAAATTGGCCAGCGCGCTCGCGCCGGCCAGCATCGAGCGCTGCATTTCGTAGGCGTCGTACAACATCGTCGATTCCCCTGCGCTCCGCCGGACGGAGCCGTGATTGGCATCTATCTATCACGAAACCGTTTGCGCATGATGACCAGAATATGGCCGATCGGTCATAGTGCCGAACCGATGACAGGTTCATGATCTCCATTACACGGACAGAACGCACCAAAGCGCCCAAACGATGCGTCGCGCCCCTCACCCGCCGTTGAGCCGGTGCGCCCACGCTGCTAGGCCCGCAGGCATCATGGCCAGATCCGCCGCGTCCCGCAAATCCGCCGAGTCCCCCGTTCCGGCCAGCCGCCGCTTGAGCAACCTCAAGATGGTCTGGCGCTATACGCTTCGCTATCCATGGCATCTGGCGGCGGCGGCGGTGTCGCTGGCGGTCGCAGCGCTGGCCACGCTGTTCATCCCGCGCACCTTTCAGAAGGTGATCGACCACGGTTTCGGCAACATCGCCGACACCGGCGATATCGCGCCCTATTTCCAGGGCCTGCTGGCGGTCGTCGTGGTGCTGGCGATCGCGACGGCGTTCCGCTTCTATTTCGTGTCCTGGCTGGGCGAGCGGACGGTGGCGGACATCCGCATCGCGGTGCAGGCCAACCTGCTGCGCCTCGCACCCCGCTATTTCGAAGAGAACCGCCCGTCCGAGATTGCCAGCCGGTTGACCGCCGACACCGCGATCATCGAGCAGGTGGTGGGCTCGACCGTCTCGATCGCGCTGCGCAACACGGTGATCGGGATCGGAGGCACCATCTATCTGTTCGCGCTGTCGCCCAAGCTGACCCTGTCGCTGCTGGTGTGCATCCCGCTGATCGTCCTGCCCATCGTCGTGCTCGGCAAGAAGGTCCGCAGCTATTCGCGCGACAGCCAGGACCGGCTGGCCGATATCGGCGCGACCGCCGTGGAGACGCTGGGCGCGATGAAGGTCGTCCAGGCGTTCGGCCAGGAACGCCGCGAGGCCGAGCGGTTCGAGCTGGCAGTCAGCAACGGCTTCGCCACCTCGCGCAAACGCTTCCTGCTCCGCGCCATCATGACGGCAATGGTCATAGGCCTGTTCTTCGGCGGGCTGACGCTGCTGCTGTGGGAAGCGGTTGCCGATGTGGCCAGCGGGCGGCTGTCGGGCGGGTCGCTGACCGCGTTCGTCGTGACGGGCATGCTGGTTGCGGGCTCTTTCCAGGCGCTGACCGAAGTATGGGGCGACATATTGCGCGCATCGGGCGCGGCACAGCGTCTGGCCGAGCTGCTGGCCGAGGAACCCGAGATCGCGCCGCCCCCCGCCCCCGCCGTCCTGCCGGTCATCCCGATGGGTGCGCTGCGTTTCGAGAATGTCGAGTTCCACTATCCGACCCGGCCTGAGGTCGCCGCGCTGAACGACTTCTCCCTCGACATCCGGCCGGGCGAGACGGTGGCGGTGGTCGGCCCCTCGGGCGCGGGCAAATCCACCCTGTTCCAGCTGGCCGAGCGATTCTACGATCCGCAGGGCGGCAATATCTCGCTCGACGGCGTGAGCTTGCGCGATGCCGATCCGGCGGCGATCCGGGCGCGCATCGCGATGGTGCCGCAGGAGACGGTGATCTTCGGCGCCTCGGCGCGCGACAACCTCCGCTACGGCCGATGGGACGCCAGCGACGACGAACTCTGG carries:
- a CDS encoding ABC transporter transmembrane domain-containing protein, with product MARSAASRKSAESPVPASRRLSNLKMVWRYTLRYPWHLAAAAVSLAVAALATLFIPRTFQKVIDHGFGNIADTGDIAPYFQGLLAVVVVLAIATAFRFYFVSWLGERTVADIRIAVQANLLRLAPRYFEENRPSEIASRLTADTAIIEQVVGSTVSIALRNTVIGIGGTIYLFALSPKLTLSLLVCIPLIVLPIVVLGKKVRSYSRDSQDRLADIGATAVETLGAMKVVQAFGQERREAERFELAVSNGFATSRKRFLLRAIMTAMVIGLFFGGLTLLLWEAVADVASGRLSGGSLTAFVVTGMLVAGSFQALTEVWGDILRASGAAQRLAELLAEEPEIAPPPAPAVLPVIPMGALRFENVEFHYPTRPEVAALNDFSLDIRPGETVAVVGPSGAGKSTLFQLAERFYDPQGGNISLDGVSLRDADPAAIRARIAMVPQETVIFGASARDNLRYGRWDASDDELWAAAEAANAAEFLRALPQGLDTFLGEGGARLSGGQRQRITIARALLRDAPILLLDEATSALDAESEQLVQQALERLMANRTTLVIAHRLATVRAAERIVVMDGGRIVEQGRHGELIAGGGLYARLASLQFHD
- a CDS encoding polyhydroxyalkanoate depolymerase, which produces MLYDAYEMQRSMLAGASALANFGAGLLQNPANPFAYLGGGAIMGSALEVFAHAAAPRGKPAFGLTKTEIDGREVAVHEEIVLRKPFGQLKRFRREGVEDSPKLLIVAPMSGHYATLLRGTVERMLPTCEVYITDWRDAKLVPLSDGRFDFDDYVDYIIDFLTEIGPGAHALAVCQPSVPCYVAACVMSADKHPCTPRTLTLMGGPVDTREAPTAVNLLATERPHAWFEQNVIATVPMTYPGAGRRVYPGFLQLAGFMSMNLGNHMISHWEMFKHLVQGDGESADSTKRFYDEYRAVCDMTAEFYLQTVELVFQRHALPKGEMLHHGKRVDAGAITDIGILAIEGERDDISGVGQTRAALTLATNLPEEKKRYYMAEKVGHYGIFNGSKWRNRIAPVVEEWIKANG